In the Oryzias latipes chromosome 23, ASM223467v1 genome, one interval contains:
- the fbln1 gene encoding fibulin-1, protein MALRIILLLSVGGILGWEENKLLSVEGCCNLGRATAIREHDCAAQKVLTSAMCSIIHEQCCRASAGEMACKGGIKTARGQGACERAFFSGFDWQTLISQICCDCCTLGLMVAKNGWSCDFRGLQLEKQCSDAAKSCCDQPKEIRPTIKVPVEPKIFTTPPPQRMRSCQDANCSQLCLENAMCACREGFQMKMDGVTCQDIDECLTGRHNCGPGQVCLNTDGSFDCKPRCGTGYVLTAENHCEDIDECAFESHNCEANFVCLNTAGSFRCERKNVCRDGYIQDSTGSCVDINECLTHTDACQPDQFCINSEGSYTCRSTTDDCKQGYQLTADGLRCEDVNECLTSSHNCAHGEICLNTEGSFYCQAACAPGFHFTPENKCRDIDECALWTHNCEANFVCVNTAGSYRCQPKTGCEEGYIQDSAGNCIDMDECLKGNVCGSRACVNTEGSYHCECQTGFMYSRVSKKCEDIDECALWTSTCGANFVCVNTDGSFQCHPDKACGDGYILDPAGKCVDVNECVTHSHPCRPGQACINTVGSFYCRSIVASCARGYHLNADGTHCEDVDECVLHNVCGSHGSCVNVEGSYRCECQNGFTFNSISKLCEDVNECRHYSGRLCAHKCENTEGSYHCSCIKGFKLAENGNNCEDVDECEINPCSQECANVYGSYQCYCRRGYELNDIDGITCEDIDECAIPNVCSYRCINTVGGFNCTCPSSGYTLGPDGRSCQDVDECAAGTHTCSASENCFNIQGGFRCLYFDCPPNFRRATSGSEAETSAFVRCIKSCKRHDTDCANNPVLVITSTVLSLPTLRKLEEPEDIAVLRTAAAAKPDLLPNEPQVYFDIQATDEQYSFDVVKRSQHGMILGVIRQVKPIVGPRELVLEVTVNYVQSGVISQQNIVIINVYISEL, encoded by the exons ATGGCGCTGAGGATCATTCTCCTCCTTTCTGTTGGAGGAATTCTGGGCTGGGAAG aaaacaagcTGCTGTCTGTGGAGGGGTGCTGTAATCTTGGGAGGGCGACTGCCATTAGGGAACATGACTGTGCAGCTCAGAAGGTCCTCACCTCTGCTATGTGCAG CATCATTCACGAACAGTGCTGTCGAGCATCGGCGGGGGAAATGGCCTGCAAAGGTGGCATCAAGACGGCCCGGGGGCAGGGGGCTTGCGAGAGGGCATTCTTCAGTGGATTCGATTGGCAAACCCTGATATCACAG ATCTGCTGTGACTGCTGCACGCTCGGCCTGATGGTCGCCAAAAACGGCTGGAGCTGCGACTTCCGCGGCCTGCAGCTGGAGAAGCAGTGTTCCGACGCGGCCAAGAGCTGCTGTGACCAACCCAAAGAAATCAGACCCAccataaaag TACCAGTGGAGCCTAAAATTTTCACCACCCCGCCTCCTCAGAGGATGAGGTCATGCCAAG ACGCAAACTGCTCCCAGTTGTGTTTAGAAAATGCAATGTGCGCCTGTCGAGAGGGCTTCCAGATGAAAATGGATGGAGTTACCTGTCAAG ATATTGACGAATGTCTAACTGGTAGACATAACTGTGGCCCTGGACAAGTCTGCCTCAACACTGACGGGTCATTTGACTGTAAACCCAGGTGTGGTACTGGTTATGTCTTGACCGCTGAAAACCATTGTGAAG ACATTGATGAGTGTGCCTTTGAGAGCCATAACTGTGAAGCAAACTTTGTTTGCCTCAACACAGCTGGCTCTTTTCGCTGTGAGCGAAAGAACGTGTGCAGAGATGGCTACATTCAGGACTCTACTGGCAGCTGCGTTG ATATAAATGAGTGCCTGACCCACACCGACGCATGCCAACCCGACCAGTTCTGCATTAATTCAGAAGGTTCTTACACCTGCCGCAGCACCACAGATGACTGTAAACAAGGTTACCAGCTAACTGCGGACGGCTTGCGGTGTGAAG atgttAATGAGTGTTTGACCAGCAGTCATAATTGTGCTCACGGAGAAATTTGCCTGAACACAGAGGGGTCATTCTACTGTCAGGCCGCCTGCGCCCCTGGATTCCATTTCACCCCTGAAAACAAGTGCAGAG acATTGATGAGTGTGCTTTGTGGACACATAACTGCGAAGCAAACTTTGTCTGCGTCAACACAGCCGGGTCTTACCGCTGTCAGCCGAAAACAGGCTGTGAAGAAGGTTACATTCAGGACTCGGCTGGGAACTGCATCG ACATGGACGAATGTCTGAAGGGGAATGTATGCGGCAGCCGAGCGTGTGTCAACACGGAGGGCTCGTATCACTGCGAGTGCCAGACTGGCTTCATGTACAGCAGGGTCTCCAAAAAGTGTGAAG ACATTGATGAGTGTGCTCTGTGGACCAGTACCTGTGGAGCAAACTTTGTTTGCGTCAACACTGACGGTTCTTTTCAGTGCCATCCGGACAAAGCCTGTGGGGACGGTTATATTCTGGATCCTGCTGGCAAATGCGTTG ACGTCAATGAGTGCGTGACTCATTCCCACCCGTGCCGGCCTGGCCAGGCCTGCATTAACACGGTGGGCTCGTTCTACTGTCGCAGCATCGTGGCTTCCTGTGCTCGAGGATATCATCTAAATGCGGACGGCACACACTGTGAAG ACGTGGATGAATGCGTTTTGCACAATGTGTGTGGCAGCCATGGCAGCTGTGTCAACGTGGAAGGGTCATACCGTTGTGAGTGCCAGAACGGCTTCACGTTCAACAGCATCTCCAAGCTGTGTGAAG ATGTTAATGAGTGCAGGCATTACTCTGGACGACTCTGTGCCCACAAGTGTGAGAACACAGAGGGCTCGTATCACTGCAGCTGCATAAAAGGCTTTAAACTGGCGGAAAATGGCAACAACTGTGaag ACGTCGATGAATGTGAGATCAATCCATGCAGCCAAGAGTGTGCCAATGTCTATGGCTCCTACCAGTGCTATTGTCGCCGTGGTTACGAGCTCAACGACATTGATGGGATAACTTGTGAAG ACATTGACGAATGTGCGATACCTAACGTCTGCTCGTACCGCTGTATCAACACCGTGGGAGGGTTCAACTGCACCTGCCCGTCCAGCGGCTACACGCTCGGCCCAGATGGACGCTCATGTCAAG ACGTGGATGAATGTGCAGCAGGAACCCATACCTGTTCTGCCTCCGAGAATTGCTTCAATATTCAGGGAGGATTTCGCTGTTTGTACTTTGATTGTCCTCCAAACTTCAGGCGAGCAACAAGCGG GTCTGAAGCTGAAACCTCCGCTTTTGTCCGTTGCATTAAATCCTGCAAGCGACACGACACTGACTGTGCCAACAACCCCGTCCTGGTCATCACCTCCACCGTCCTCTCCTTACCAACTCTGAGAAAGTTGGAGGAGCCTGAAG ACATCGCTGTGCtccgcacagcagcagcagcaaaaccAGATCTGCTTCCCAACGAGCCGCAGGTTTACTTTGACATTCAGGCGACAGATGAGCAGTACTCCTTTGACGTCGTGAAGCGCTCGCAGCACGGCATGATTCTCG GAGTAATCCGTCAGGTGAAACCCATCGTCGGGCCCAGGGAGCTGGTGTTGGAGGTCACTGTGAACTACGTCCAGTCAGGGGTCATTTCTCAACAGAACATTGTCATCATCAATGTCTACATCTCAGAGCTGTGA